The uncultured Bacteroides sp. DNA segment AGTACTCTTTATGAATCTGTTATTGGCCCTATGAGAGAAAAATACAAAGAAAAAAATAAAGATGCCTCCGAATGGTGCGATAAAATAGAAAATATACAGACTAACATTTATATAAAAATCAGTGAGGAAAAAGAGAAACAAGTATTTCTAAGCGAAGTATTCAAATCTGATCACAGGACAGTTATAACAACAATAGATGAATGTTTAGTCAATTGCAATAAAGCGACATTAAAATCCAAACTATCCTGTTTGCTACGTGGAAAGAAAGGCAATGATGTTGCCATTGTTATAAAGGCATTAGAAAAGGCAGGATATATCATTACCGATACAAAAACATTGCACAAAATATTCAAAGATGAATTTGGTGTCATTGGAGAATATAATGCCATTAGAAATGGAATCCGTTTGATAGAAGGTTACGAAAAGACAAATAACGAGAAGGGAAAACATCTCTTCGAGAAGATGGAGATCGTGATAAAAGAACTAAAGCAATAAAGAAAGAGATTATCTTTCAGCTGGGGGTAAATGTTGCGTTTATCCCCTTTTTTTTGCACAATATTTGGTATATTTTGGCATGCCAAATCATACCAATTTAATTTATTGCTCCCTGTTTTATAACACTATAACTTTGTTTTTGTCAAACAACCAATAGCAGTAGCTACCTATTGGGGAAAGATGGACTATAAAACAAAAGTTATGAGCATTCAAGAAATCATCCAAAGTGGTGCAAACATATCAATCACAGTTGGCACAAATGACTTACTACAATTTGCAGATCATCTAATCAGCTCTACAAAAAAAGAGTTAGAGGCATCCATTAGCGCCAAAAAGAAAGAAAATTACGTAACCCCTGACAATGCAGGCAAGCAACTGCATGTTGACCGTTCCACGTTATGGAGATGGTCAAAAACACGATATCTAGTGCCAATTGAAGTTGGTGGAAAAAGATTGTATAAGCAATCAGAGATTGACGCTATTCTTAATAAATAAGAAAGGATGCCTTATGAAAAGAACATCCAATCCCAACTATTCTATTGATGCCAACAAAGATACTCTTTCCCGGCAAATCATCCAACAGATACGTAAACTTTTCTTGGATGGCGGCAAATACACCGCCCGACAACTGAACGAGTTGACAAGAGGAAATGACAGTCGAAAAATAATATCTATTCTGCGGCACAAAGAACGAATGAACATTGTTGATTGTCGCTTACCCGACGGGTGCAAGCTCTATTGGTTGGCCGAGAAAGGAGGCAATGATGAGTGAAGTCACCGAGAAGATTATGACCGAGTTTGAAGAGCCTGTAATGATTGCTGAGCCTGCTATCATGGAAGCGATCAAGAGTAGCAGACTAGATTTATCTCTCAATATTCCCGATCCGCAAATGCTAGTGTCAAAAGGAGATTTACCTGTATGCACAAGAGGCAACTTCTCGTTCGTCATTGGATTGCCTGGTTCAAGAAAGAGTTTTCTTTGCTCTGGAATATCAGGCGCATTCCTGAACGATAATGGTTGTATGGGCTTGGATAACCCCAACGGGACGGGAAAACTTCTTTGGGTTGACACCGAACAGGCAGCCGGCCACGTGGCAAAAATAGGGCGAAGACTTCACCGCATCGCAGGCTTACCCACAAACAGGAACTCAGAAAATATTATTATTCACATGTTGCGTGAATATCAGCCCCTCATGAGACATAATATTTTCGTAGCGTGCCTGAAGCTGTATCATCCTGACTTTGTAGTACTAGACGGACTAAGTGATCTTATTGCAGACCCGAATAATTCGGAGCAGTCTACAGCTGTAATCAATGATTTGCTTGCCTTCACCAAAGAATACGATTGCCATATACTTACCGTTATCCACGCCAATGTAGGTAGCGAGAAAGCACGTGGACATCTTGGTGCAGAGGCTCTACGAAAATGCGAAACTGCCATCTACGCAGAAGCGGAAGGAGATACAACCATTTGTAAATGGGTCAAAACAAGAGATATGCGGCCCGCTGAGTTTGCTTTCACAATTGTAGAAGGATTGCCCGTCGAAGCTGAATACATGGGGAAACAATCAAAAGTGGATAAGCTGAAACAGATTATATCCGATTCAATGCCAAAGTTACCGAATACGATTTCTTATTCTGATTTGTGTAGTAAGATTATGGAAGTGGCCAATATAAAGATTGATGCTGCAAAGAAAAAGGTTTCTGCTGCTACTGAAAAGAAACTAATCATCAAAAATGAGGTAGGCATGTATCACCTTCCAACGATAGATGATAAGCCTTCATATTTACCTTTTTAGGTGGAGTAATGTACGCAGGTGTACGGGGCTATCTATATATATAGCCCCATACACTTACACCAAATGCACCGTATTTGCACTGAATTTACACCCAATATACACCTGTCTTATAGTGTATTTTACACTCACTAAAAAAACAGGTGATTTACACCAACTTTTTTAGATATGAACGAACCAATATATCACTTACAAAAATACGCCGGAATGAGTACCCGGCACACCTGTCCCTCATGCGGACACAAGGGAGAATTTACTTTTTATGTTGATGCCAAAGAAAAGCCTATTGCCCCGGAAGTTGGCAGATGCAACCGGGAACGATGCGGGTATCATCTCACACCGAGTGACTATTTCAAGCAGTACCCGAATAAGCAACCTATTGATTTCTCCACATGGAAGCAGCCTCAGCCGACTAAAACTGTCCCCGTGTCGTTTCTGCCTGTATCATTGCTCAAACAGGATGCCTACAGAAGCAAGAACAATCTATTTCGTTTCATGGCCAAAGAGTTCGGAGAAGCTGAGGCCGCTTTTGCTTTTGATCTCTACCGTGTGGGCACATCCCGACATTGGAGCAATAACAACGGGTTGGCCACCATCTTCCCACAGATAGACGAACAAGGCCGATTGTGCCAAA contains these protein-coding regions:
- a CDS encoding helix-turn-helix domain-containing protein; protein product: MSIQEIIQSGANISITVGTNDLLQFADHLISSTKKELEASISAKKKENYVTPDNAGKQLHVDRSTLWRWSKTRYLVPIEVGGKRLYKQSEIDAILNK
- a CDS encoding AAA family ATPase — encoded protein: MMSEVTEKIMTEFEEPVMIAEPAIMEAIKSSRLDLSLNIPDPQMLVSKGDLPVCTRGNFSFVIGLPGSRKSFLCSGISGAFLNDNGCMGLDNPNGTGKLLWVDTEQAAGHVAKIGRRLHRIAGLPTNRNSENIIIHMLREYQPLMRHNIFVACLKLYHPDFVVLDGLSDLIADPNNSEQSTAVINDLLAFTKEYDCHILTVIHANVGSEKARGHLGAEALRKCETAIYAEAEGDTTICKWVKTRDMRPAEFAFTIVEGLPVEAEYMGKQSKVDKLKQIISDSMPKLPNTISYSDLCSKIMEVANIKIDAAKKKVSAATEKKLIIKNEVGMYHLPTIDDKPSYLPF